tgcccaccctggcgttaaagtcgccaagcacgacttttatatcatgacggggcagcgctcgtatgtgcgttctaattgctcataaaaagtgtctttcacctcatcgtctttctcctctgtcggcgcatgggcgcagatgatgatatattaaaaaattttgcttttattcgaatagcggcgagacactcgtccacaggcgtgaacgccagcacttggcgacaaagtctctctcccaccacgaatccgacgccgaaactgcgcttattcgcatggccactctaatatatgtcacaatttttgatcttctttcttccttgcttcgtccaacgcatttcttggatggcggtgatgtcagattttgctttgacgaggacatcaaccagccgggcatctgcaccaatcccattcagggagcggacgttccaggttcatgccctcaattcattgtccttcaaacgtttgccatggtcgtcatcaatagagagtgtatttatccgaggcttgttgttatatttcattggagtatggtgtacagacgctgccgatgaaatctcttccggctagcccttaaaccgattatgtcagagtggcctagccaggttgtcgccttctcacattagctcaccgctaaacgggtgtttagcggctacccagaggatatttggccgcaagcgaccggcagtagtgagctgcttgaaccgcatgcaaaagaatcgctctggccattcccaggtgaatggcggtcagaagctttccccactttcgtggacttctacacacggccccaccctccaataCCCTACAATATACACTCAgggaaaaaacattgtaaaatcaatGCATATGTGCTTAAATTAACCAAAAGCGTATTTAAAAGTGATGTaaatatgcaaatttttattttaaaaatgtgcatTATAACATTGTAAAATCAAGTAAAAACATATTTGATTATAAAATTTTCCATTGTTATTTTAAGCACTGTACATTTTTgattcaaaagctttcatttttaatttttgattcaaGCAtactttttgttaatttaaataacaaacgtgtttgaaataaaaattttcatatttaattcaaatatgattgatataaaattaaatacctacattgttgaaataaaaatgcgttttttgttttaataatgaaacattttatttgtttaattcacCACTTTTCATTTATTCACCTTTTTTAAGCTGTATAAACATTGTTAGGGCTTTTGTTATAATATAAGCTATAGcataaaaattaactaaaaataaataaatgtaaggcgcgataacctccgaagagatctaaggccgagcttctcttccaatttgcgtcgtgctcctcttgattttccctacaaattggccggaccggacctacatgttttatgccgactccgaacggcatctgcaaggcagatgcgttttcactgagagctttttatggcagaaatacacccgcttgccaaacactgccgaggggcgaccccgcttagaaaaattttcttctaatttaaaaaccttatttctaaaattttgatgttgctttgaccggggtgcgaacccagggcatacggtgtggtaggcggagcacgctaccatcacaccacggtggccgccaaaaattaactaaattatGAATAAAGTTAAACTTAGAAATAATAAACCTTATAACACATATACGATAGCATATAACATATAtacttttattttaatgcaaaaattatttaattttaaacaattcaAGATTACTAGCAGAACATAGATAGTAATTGCTTTTATAATAAGTTCCTTTATAATGTATTTCGGTTAAAAGTATTACAGTTTTACAGTTAAAAGTAATACATATTCTGTACAAATTCCATGAAAAAAGTGTTGCAAAAAACCCAAGAATTTTCGCGTTCCTGGGGATATTTTAGAAAAAGAGTTTGATACATTTTGAAGCAGATATCTAAGCACACAAGAAAGGATTGAAACTTATACAATGTTTTATCAAAGTATATAAAAAATCTACTTATATTACCCTTATCTATTCCCTCGACAATTATGAAAGGCTGTATTGTCATTCCTATTGTCAACtcattaatttttctttcgtAATCGTTGACTGAAGTTAATCTCAAAACAAAGCTTTCTTGCAAGTCTGCTATTGTAGCTTTTTTCCTTAGCTTTCCGCAGGAACTTTGAAACCTTGACGAAGGAGGAAGAACTCCAGTTAGCAGCAATGTCAGAATGTAGGCTTGCGTATCTTTAAATATTTAATGAAAATAGATTGATTTAGTAGTTTTCTGTTGTTGGTTCGTTAGTcctcattatactcagctgagctcacagagtatattaactttgttcgcataacggtaatccgtaacggcataaactaatcgagttagatatagacttctataaatcaaaatgatctgggcgaaaaaataaattcatttagacatgtccgtccgtccgtccgtccatctgtaatcgcgataacttgagtaaattttgaggtatcttgatgaaatttaatatgtaggttcctgaacgaaatcggacaaccactcccactttttcgatagcgaaaatttcgaaaaaccgaaaaagtgcaataattcattaccaaagatggataaagcgatggaacttggtaggtgcgttgaccttgtgacgcaaaatagaaaattagtaaaattttggacaatgggcttggacacgcccactttaaaaaaaaaatataagtcgaattttaacaaaaaatttaatatctttacagtatataagtaaattatgtcaacattcaactccagtaatgatatggtgcaacagaatacaaaattaaagaaaatttaaaaagggctgtggctccgccctttttcatttaattcgtgtcgaatacttttaatgctataagtccaacaaaaatttaccaatctctgtgaaatttggtagggacatagattctatgacgatacattttttctgtgaaaatgggcgaaacggttgaagccacgcccagtttttatacacagtcgaccttctgtccttccgctcggccgttaacacgacaaattgagcaaaaatcgatatatctttactaaatttagttcacgtacttatctgaactaagtttataaaaaatggccgaaatccgactatgaccacgcccacttttccggtatcgaaaattacgaaaaatgaaaaaaattccataattttataccaaatatgaaaaaagagatgaaacatggtaattggattcgttttgttgacgtaaaatataactttagaaaaaactgggtgtgacacctaccatattaagtagaagcaaatgagaaatcaaaagccctggAATCTTgaccggaatactgttcgtggtattacatatataaataaattagtggtacccgacagatgatgttctgagtcaccctggtccacattttcatagatatctcgaaaacgccttcacatatacaactaagggccactcccttttaaaacccttattaatcctttaatttgatacccatcgtatcgtacaaacacattctagagtgacctctggtccacctttatgccgatatcccgaaatggcgtccacctatagaactatggcccactctcttttaaaatactctttattaccttccatttgaaacccatgtcatacaaacacattccagtattaccctaggttcattttgctaaatggtgattttcccttattttctctccaaagctctcagttgagtatgtaacgttcggttatacccgaacttagccctccttacttatttttatttaccttTGTTCGTTGAAGCTTTGGcaatagaaaaaagttgtttgtaGGAATCGTTGTGGAGATTAGTTTCATAAAATCGttgaattttatgatttttaataatcggggattgcccatattgcttttttttttttttaaatgtatgaaaacatttatttgaagcaattttttaattttataatttatttaataatttgggaaaaatttacacaacgtgacatcaggacggacaaggcgacagctgtttcgaagagatttacaaggtataatcgaaacagctgtcgccttgtccgtcctgatgtcacgttgtgtaaatttttcccaaattattaaataaatcgttGAATTTTGTTGATAAATATTTCCCATTTCGAATACAAACAATCGTCTTTGTCAAGGTAGATGATCTTAAAATCAAGTTTTATCTGTAATTTGTAAATGTATTTTAGAATCTGTGCACTAAATATGTAATGTCATTCTTACCAATTCAGGAGCCCGCGAGTCAGAATACTTGGGCCACGCTTGGAGAAAATCAATGTTGGTCATTTCTTTTAGATCTTTCTGTCATCTTGTTCACaaaatattaaagaaagtaaGCGAAATTTACTTTTTGATCAGAATTGGCGGCAAACAACAATAATTAACTCAACCAACTGCTTCTTCTTGCACATGAATGAGCATTGTCACAAATTTAACTatgagcatgtttaaaataaaaatgtttatatttgaagcaaagttttcatttttgatttaataTGGAAAGTTGTAAGTTcaagacatttttaaaataaatacgagcatatttaatttgaaaatgcagcatttttaaatcaaatataaaacattttaaaatgcaaaatgcatttttattttcaaaattccatttttaatttaaagatgTTTTTCCATTTTTAAAACGAGAATGACCTCCTTTAAAACGTGCATGGGAagaataaaaatattatatttgattttaaaatgcgATTTTTCTCTGAGTTTATAATATACTTCGGTCTTTGTCAAGCCACAAACTTCGAATGTAGCGGTCATCTCAACTAACTAACCCTGCATTTGATCAAAACTTTCTCCGTTGTTAAATACTTTCTGCCCTGCTTAGTTATGCATACTAATTTAACTATTTTACTGTTACGTCGTTATATAACCTACTTGTGTAAACACTATGTTAATTTGCATTTATTATGCCGGTGTTTGTtttgttatttcatcaacaattcacgttttttttcattatttgatcTCATACGCTTATCCACAATTGTTGTTACTTCGTAATTAAATTAGCATATAATATGCTTTTGTttagcaaatttgcaaacatttaaCGCCTATATCCCTCATAAACCAGCAGCACAAGCATACGTTTCAAGTTTTTGTGGTTCGACCATTAATGTTGCTaaccttaaaatattttaatcaaaTATCGCAATACCCAGTAGGAAAAATTTCATCGGGACAATCGATGAAAGATTTTGCCCATTTAAAAACTAATGCTAAAAGCTTACACAACATCAGCGCTGAAATACAGTGCTGTATGACTTTTTAGTTTGCCGAGTAAACTGACTAGTATATAAGCGGTGCAATTCAAGCGATGAGTCAGCAGTTCGATTTGAACGTGACAGGTGACGTTATGTATGACACTCTACCACTATTTTTGTGGTGAAAGAGTTGTTGTACCAACTATTTGtgtatttatttgacagttcagtgattccACGAAAGCAGAAGGCAAAAAGAATAATCGATATTTCTTAAAGTACGAAATAACATACAAGGAGATGTAAGAAGCTCGATTGGCACAATTATTTTATTATGTTGTCTCGACGAATGATTAAGATTACCTAAGACGCTTTCTTgagtttaataaaaaataaattattttcatttcccttatATATGAAAATGCTAGCTGGGATAGTTATATAAGTTCATTCCTTTGTGGCAGCTTTGGTTGAGTAAAAGCTTTAAAGTTGAAATACCAACATTTGCCACTCAATTCAAGTTGTAAGCTGCCGCTGCTGTTGGGGCAATTGCACATTGCGTGAGTTTTGTAAATCGTCTGCATGTTCGTTAGCGCTCTTTTTGTGGTTATCAGCACGCGGTTGAGATAAATTTAAGTGCTTACTTTTGCTAGTTGTTATTGGTACATACTTCATGCGTTGTTAGCAAAGTAACGCTTAGTTAAAGTTCTACTTGTACATTTAGTAGAGAGGGTGAACTTGAGGGTTTATATTGGGTTGCGTTTTgggaatctatttattaaatttaagtaccGTTAAGCATGTATGCatatattacaaactcaatggaaAGTAAGGCGACCACCGTGGAATTGAAATTGGGATACAGAAAGTTGGAGGAGAAGCTAAACTGCAGTTTCTCAAAGACTTTCATTATTACAGGAAAGTGAGAGGAATAAGTTCGGTTATGTAAATAACCCTCACTGATTATTCTGTGACGAAAAACCATCAACCTATATTTCTGTCCTAAGTCAGTTTTAATAATAAAGATCAAAAAGCCAAGACAATGAGTTAGAATGTTtagattataaaaatatattacggGCCTACCGCTGAGACAAGCGAATTGAACTTCATTAAGTAGTTTCTGCGCTACCATGCTTGCTTTCAAAGGCACTGACAAAACTGACCTCCTTATGAAGACCTGACGGTACCTTGGCTAGCACAGATGGCAAAACTCTACCTAGCCTGCTCTTAGTTACACATCTTGTGGGAAACCTCCTCAACGCAACTGAAGCAGTTGCAGAAAACCTGGCTGTAGCTACATATATAATAGAGGAGAGGATTAAGTAGGCAGTAGAAAGCGTTAAACCTTTTAAAATTGTTGGAGCAGACAGGATTGTCCCCGTATATCTTATTAACCCTTTAGTGATAACTGCGAACTGACTATGTCATATTTATGCCGCCTGTTTGGCTTCCAACTATGTTCCATGCGCGCGGAGATTTGCCATTATTGTTTGTTGCCAGGGGCGCACCCAGAAATAAATTGGGGGGTTATActaaaaagttttttatttggcTTAAGGTAAACTTGCTGTGTTACACAACATACAAGcgttttcaatataaaatatattttaatatttttcagaaACCATTTTGTAAgcgtttataaatattttaactgtGAAAGTAAATTGTGAAAGTTTAGAAAGAAAAACACGAACAATTTATTTGTCAACTTTTTcaacttgcaaaatttttaaattatttacataaacgtTTGTATATGAAAGAGAATGGCTGCATTTAAATCGCTTTGTGAATTCTCCAAGAATGCGTTAGAATTCCAGCTAAATTTGATGTAATGTATGCATGAAACTAGGAAATTATATATGTGTGCACATGAACAACgtataaattattgaaataattgattttttaacactttttacttacatatgtataagaAACTTTTGCTAATTGTCTAtaagattattgtaaatcatagactgaataagaaATAAAGAAAGGAATAAAAACTATCgtttaaaaatgcattaaaaaaatatttatgaaaagcCTTATTTTAGCAGTTTTTTATAAGCTTCAAAGCAAGGAACAGTTTCGATTATTTGACGCTTTTTTCTAAGcgatatataaacaaaaaatcaagcttttgtaagcttaatgttttttgagaaaacttattaaaaacttacaataCGTTTATTTTGCTTGTTGGGTTGAAATCCAGacgtgtgtgttcaaagtcagctgtttgcGCAACGCAAACACCAAAACCAGGCAAAAGCCGAATGTGTACCAGCTTTAAGAAAAACTACCAAATTTATGTGTTATTGtatatacattaagctgggttgatttgcatggacgaaagttaaccaatatcaagccatcgatttttcgataggctcacgaaaaaaaagttccactcagcatacccaaaaaaataattttcgaacatgcaaaatttgagttttttgacttttttttttgatttttaaggtctttttcatgacctacttaaaaaattttcatttgattttaaaattttcatgtatatcctgtccgactaaaaattgtccgctaaaaactttagcgataagagttttttgaaaaaaaaaaaaatattttttgggttttgagaagTGTtctggtgaaaaaatttattttttcgccatttttttagggttatttcagaaacgtgcaaaagtgttgccgatgaaaacgaatttttctcatagttcctatcccacttaaaattatgcgataaaaatgttggc
The Eurosta solidaginis isolate ZX-2024a chromosome 5, ASM4086904v1, whole genome shotgun sequence DNA segment above includes these coding regions:
- the LOC137254499 gene encoding uncharacterized protein; the protein is MTNIDFLQAWPKYSDSRAPELIKLDFKIIYLDKDDSSTNKDTQAYILTLLLTGVLPPSSRFQSSCGKLRKKATIADLQESFVLRLTSVNDYERKINELTIGMTIQPFIIVEGIDKDICFKMYQTLFLKYPQERENSWVFCNTFFMEFVQNMYYF